A window of the Kineosporia sp. NBRC 101731 genome harbors these coding sequences:
- a CDS encoding extracellular solute-binding protein — protein MKTSRRNFLSFALGVPIVGATLAACGSSGPGGDSDKGGGGAGGTYWYLSVDPNETIRRTSLDRFNKAKPDEAIKGTAFQNDAYKEKIKVAIGAGQAPTVIWGWGGGGLASWVDAGAVEDLTSWFDDNPDQKTRRFPSSFAAATVDGKIYAVPAETVTPIVLYWNKKVFKDVGVEPPTTWEDMLALVPKFTEKKIAAFSLAGQSRWTNMMWLEFLFDRIGGPEVFQAVFDGEKDAWSNPASIKALGEVQKLVKAGGFVKGFASITADTNADQALLTSGKAAMMLHGAWTYGSMKTEGGDFVKNGDLGYMNFPPVAGGTGDPSNTYGNPGQYYSLSSKASDAEKKAAKDFFATQVLSDEEQSDWVNDAGQVPIVVGVDSKFSGLEDADWLQFVYDTASKAQTFSQSWDQALSPTAAEELLNNIAKLFSLDVTPQEFADNMNAVIGK, from the coding sequence ATGAAGACGTCCCGTCGTAATTTCCTCAGCTTCGCGCTGGGCGTCCCGATCGTCGGCGCAACGCTCGCCGCGTGCGGCAGTTCCGGCCCCGGAGGAGACTCCGACAAGGGTGGCGGCGGCGCGGGCGGCACCTACTGGTACCTGTCCGTCGACCCCAACGAGACCATCCGCCGGACCTCGCTCGACCGGTTCAACAAGGCCAAGCCGGACGAGGCGATCAAGGGCACCGCGTTCCAGAACGACGCGTACAAGGAAAAGATCAAGGTCGCGATCGGCGCCGGCCAGGCCCCGACCGTGATCTGGGGCTGGGGCGGCGGCGGCCTGGCGAGCTGGGTGGACGCCGGTGCCGTGGAAGACCTGACCTCCTGGTTCGACGACAACCCGGACCAGAAGACGCGACGCTTCCCGTCCTCGTTCGCCGCCGCGACCGTCGACGGCAAGATCTACGCAGTGCCGGCCGAGACCGTCACCCCGATCGTTCTGTACTGGAACAAGAAAGTTTTCAAGGACGTCGGGGTGGAGCCGCCCACCACCTGGGAGGACATGCTGGCCCTGGTGCCGAAGTTCACCGAGAAGAAGATCGCGGCCTTCTCGCTGGCCGGCCAGTCCCGCTGGACCAACATGATGTGGCTGGAGTTCCTCTTCGACCGGATCGGCGGCCCCGAGGTGTTCCAGGCCGTGTTCGACGGCGAGAAGGACGCCTGGTCCAACCCGGCCTCCATCAAGGCCCTCGGTGAGGTGCAGAAGCTCGTCAAGGCAGGCGGTTTCGTCAAGGGATTTGCCTCGATCACGGCCGACACCAACGCCGACCAGGCCCTGCTCACCTCGGGCAAGGCGGCGATGATGCTGCACGGCGCCTGGACCTACGGCTCGATGAAGACCGAGGGCGGCGACTTCGTCAAGAACGGCGACCTGGGCTACATGAACTTCCCGCCGGTCGCGGGCGGCACCGGCGACCCGAGCAACACCTACGGCAACCCGGGCCAGTACTACTCGCTCTCGTCCAAGGCCAGCGACGCGGAGAAGAAGGCCGCCAAGGACTTCTTCGCCACCCAGGTGCTCTCCGACGAGGAGCAGTCGGACTGGGTGAACGACGCCGGTCAGGTCCCGATCGTGGTCGGTGTGGACTCGAAGTTCAGCGGGCTCGAGGACGCCGACTGGCTGCAGTTCGTCTACGACACGGCGAGCAAGGCCCAGACCTTCTCGCAGTCCTGGGACCAGGCTCTCAGCCCGACGGCGGCCGAGGAACTGCTGAACAACATCGCCAAGCTGTTCTCCCTCGACGTCACGCCGCAGGAGTTCGCCGACAACATGAACGCGGTCATCGGGAAATGA
- a CDS encoding LacI family DNA-binding transcriptional regulator has product MTNSRPGRATLSTIAEAAGVSIATVSKVVNGREDVSPGTRAMVEELLRLHYYTGRGGGGVRQPTVEVVFAGPLAAYSNEVLEGVLQAAAEPGVAVMLSKGRIDSTPTAWALAVAKAGRSAVISVSNEMTDQDANALARANVPLVVIDPLTPAGADVVSVGSTNYAGGISAAEHLLALGHTRVAYLGGDPDAGCNQARWQGFRGRLETAGYPVEPELMRHDTFRYAAGLTGGEYLLALDRPPTAVFAGSDEIAVGLIEACRRRGRRVPEDLSVVGFDDTQLAEFCSPPLTVVRQPLREMGRVALRTALQLAAGASVDSHHVELATSLVVRASTAPPRSSS; this is encoded by the coding sequence ATGACCAACTCCAGGCCGGGGCGGGCCACCCTGTCCACGATCGCCGAAGCCGCCGGCGTCTCGATCGCGACCGTGTCGAAGGTGGTCAACGGCCGGGAGGACGTCTCCCCGGGCACCCGGGCGATGGTGGAGGAGTTGCTGCGGCTGCACTACTACACCGGCCGGGGAGGCGGCGGGGTGCGGCAGCCGACCGTCGAGGTGGTGTTCGCCGGGCCGCTCGCGGCGTACAGCAACGAGGTGCTGGAGGGGGTGTTGCAGGCCGCCGCCGAACCCGGTGTGGCGGTGATGCTGAGCAAGGGCCGCATCGACTCCACGCCCACCGCCTGGGCCCTGGCCGTGGCCAAGGCCGGGCGCAGCGCGGTGATCAGCGTGAGCAACGAGATGACCGACCAGGACGCGAACGCCCTGGCCCGGGCCAACGTGCCCCTGGTCGTCATCGACCCGCTCACCCCGGCCGGGGCCGACGTCGTGAGCGTCGGTTCCACCAACTACGCCGGGGGCATCAGCGCCGCCGAGCATCTGCTGGCGCTGGGGCACACCCGCGTGGCCTACCTCGGCGGTGACCCCGACGCCGGCTGCAACCAGGCACGGTGGCAAGGTTTTCGAGGCCGACTGGAGACCGCGGGGTATCCGGTCGAGCCGGAACTGATGCGGCACGACACCTTCCGCTACGCCGCCGGCCTGACCGGCGGCGAGTACCTGCTCGCCCTGGACCGCCCACCCACCGCGGTGTTCGCCGGCAGTGACGAGATCGCCGTCGGGCTGATCGAGGCCTGCCGGCGCCGGGGTCGACGGGTGCCGGAAGATCTCAGCGTGGTCGGCTTCGACGACACGCAACTGGCCGAGTTCTGCTCCCCGCCCCTCACCGTGGTGCGCCAGCCCCTGCGCGAGATGGGCCGCGTCGCCCTGCGCACCGCCCTGCAACTGGCCGCGGGAGCCTCCGTCGACTCGCACCACGTCGAACTGGCCACCAGCCTGGTGGTGCGGGCGTCCACGGCCCCGCCGAGAAGCTCGAGCTGA
- a CDS encoding DUF3052 domain-containing protein, which translates to MGATAEPAAEQSMAGRLGLKPGQFVQEFGYDDDVDDDLRLAIETLTGNELADEDSQDVVDAALYWWRDEDGDLVDSLVDALTNLAEGGVIWLLTPKAGRDGHVEHSEIEEAAPTAGLHATSTISVCQDWTGTRLATPKAGRR; encoded by the coding sequence GTGGGCGCGACCGCCGAGCCCGCGGCTGAGCAGTCCATGGCCGGCAGGCTTGGACTGAAGCCCGGTCAGTTCGTACAGGAATTCGGGTACGACGACGACGTGGACGACGATCTGCGGCTCGCTATCGAGACGCTGACGGGCAATGAACTAGCCGACGAGGACTCCCAGGATGTCGTCGATGCGGCTCTCTACTGGTGGCGGGACGAGGACGGAGATCTCGTCGACTCGCTGGTGGATGCCCTGACGAACCTTGCCGAGGGCGGGGTGATCTGGCTGCTGACGCCGAAGGCGGGCCGCGATGGTCACGTCGAGCACAGCGAGATCGAGGAAGCCGCCCCGACCGCTGGCCTACACGCGACCAGCACCATCAGCGTGTGCCAGGACTGGACCGGGACCCGCCTGGCGACCCCGAAGGCCGGGCGCCGCTGA
- the aceE gene encoding pyruvate dehydrogenase (acetyl-transferring), homodimeric type — translation MVGRESSGPILNGLPSRLPDIDPEETSEWLASLDAAIDGQGRQRARYLMQSLLQRARERGVGVPSLTATDYVNTIPPEAEPWFPGDEEAERTARRWIRWNAAVMVHRAQRPGIGVGGHISSYASSASLYEVGFNHFFRGKDHPGGGDQVFFQGHASPGVYARAFLEGRLTADQLDGFRQEKSHPAGGLSSYPHPRLMPDFWEFPTVSMGLGPMNAVYQASFNKYLHNRGIKDTSQQHVWAFLGDGEMDEPESRGFLQVAAGEELDNLTFVVNCNLQRLDGPVRGNGKIIQELEAQFRGAGWNVIKVVWGRDWDPLLAADRDNALVNLMNTTPDGDYQTYRAEDGAYIREHFFGRDPRTAKLVSKLSDDDIWWNLKRGGHDYRKVYAAYRASMEHNGQPTVILAKTIKGYGLGTHFAGRNATHQMKKMTLEDLKAFRDGLRIPISDATLEADKYLPPYYHPGENDEVLTYIKDRRRQLGGALPQRRHSSGTLKLPEDKAYAGALKGSGKQQIATTMAFVRILRDLMRDKDFGPRVVPVIPDEARTFGMDSFFPTAKIYNPHGQQYTSVDRELMLAYTESTSGQILHVGINEAGSVAAFQAAGTSYATHGEPMVPVYVFYSMFGFQRTGDSLWAAADQMARGFLIGATAGRTTLTGEGLQHADGHSPLLASTNPAVMVYDPAFGYEIALIMKEGLRRMYGESPEDIFYYLTVYNEPIVQPAAPENLDTEGILKGLYQLPQSARTDGPKAQILASGVSVPWALEAQTLLANDWGVNASVWSVTSWTELRRDALAVENHAFLHPSEPAGTPYVTQKLQGAEGPVVAVTDYMRAVPDQIRQWVPQEFVSLGADGFGLSDTRAAARRYFGIDSPSVVVRVLEMLAARGEVAADVPQQAIDKYDLLNVRAGTTGNAGGDA, via the coding sequence GTGGTCGGACGCGAATCATCAGGCCCGATCCTCAACGGGCTGCCGAGCCGGCTGCCCGACATCGATCCTGAGGAGACCTCGGAATGGCTGGCGTCGCTCGACGCCGCCATCGATGGCCAGGGCCGCCAGCGTGCCCGCTACCTGATGCAGTCGCTGCTGCAGCGCGCGCGTGAGCGCGGAGTCGGTGTGCCGAGTCTCACGGCCACCGACTACGTGAACACCATCCCGCCGGAGGCCGAGCCCTGGTTCCCCGGCGACGAGGAGGCCGAGCGCACCGCCCGCCGCTGGATCCGCTGGAACGCCGCGGTGATGGTTCACCGCGCCCAGCGTCCCGGTATCGGCGTCGGCGGCCACATCTCCTCGTACGCCTCGTCGGCGTCGCTCTACGAGGTCGGCTTCAACCACTTCTTCCGCGGCAAGGACCACCCGGGCGGTGGCGACCAGGTCTTCTTCCAGGGCCACGCCTCCCCCGGCGTCTACGCCCGCGCCTTCCTCGAGGGCCGGCTCACCGCCGACCAGCTCGACGGTTTCCGCCAGGAGAAGTCGCACCCGGCGGGCGGGCTGTCGTCCTATCCGCACCCGCGGCTCATGCCCGACTTCTGGGAGTTCCCGACCGTCTCGATGGGCCTCGGCCCGATGAACGCGGTCTACCAGGCGTCGTTCAACAAGTACCTGCACAACCGTGGCATCAAGGACACGTCCCAGCAGCATGTCTGGGCGTTCCTCGGCGACGGCGAGATGGACGAGCCCGAGAGCCGGGGCTTCCTCCAGGTCGCGGCCGGCGAGGAGCTCGACAACCTGACCTTCGTGGTGAACTGCAACCTGCAGCGCCTCGACGGCCCGGTGCGCGGCAACGGCAAGATCATCCAGGAGCTGGAGGCCCAGTTCCGGGGGGCCGGCTGGAACGTCATCAAGGTGGTCTGGGGCCGCGACTGGGACCCGCTGCTGGCCGCCGACCGCGACAACGCGCTGGTCAACCTGATGAACACCACGCCCGACGGTGACTACCAGACCTATCGGGCCGAAGACGGCGCGTACATCCGCGAGCACTTCTTCGGTCGCGACCCGCGCACGGCCAAGCTGGTCTCCAAGCTGTCGGACGACGACATCTGGTGGAACCTCAAGCGGGGCGGCCACGACTACCGCAAGGTCTACGCGGCCTACCGGGCGTCGATGGAGCACAACGGCCAGCCCACGGTGATCCTCGCCAAGACCATCAAGGGTTACGGCCTGGGTACGCACTTCGCGGGCCGCAACGCCACGCACCAGATGAAGAAGATGACGCTGGAAGACCTCAAGGCCTTCCGCGACGGTCTGCGCATCCCGATCAGCGACGCCACGCTCGAGGCGGACAAGTACCTGCCGCCGTACTACCACCCGGGTGAGAACGACGAGGTCCTGACCTACATCAAGGATCGTCGCCGTCAGCTCGGTGGTGCACTGCCGCAGCGCCGCCACTCGTCCGGCACGCTGAAGCTGCCGGAGGACAAGGCCTACGCGGGTGCCCTCAAGGGCTCGGGCAAGCAGCAGATCGCCACCACCATGGCGTTCGTCCGGATCCTGCGTGACCTGATGCGCGACAAGGACTTCGGTCCGCGCGTCGTGCCGGTCATCCCGGACGAGGCGCGCACCTTCGGGATGGACTCGTTCTTCCCGACCGCGAAGATCTACAACCCGCACGGCCAGCAGTACACCTCGGTGGACCGCGAGCTGATGCTGGCCTACACGGAGTCCACCTCCGGCCAGATCCTGCACGTCGGCATCAACGAAGCCGGCTCGGTCGCGGCGTTCCAGGCCGCGGGCACGTCGTACGCCACGCACGGCGAGCCGATGGTCCCGGTCTACGTCTTCTACTCGATGTTCGGTTTCCAGCGCACGGGCGACAGCCTGTGGGCCGCGGCCGACCAAATGGCGCGGGGCTTCCTGATCGGCGCCACCGCCGGCCGCACCACGCTGACCGGCGAGGGTCTTCAGCACGCCGACGGGCACTCGCCGCTCCTGGCGTCGACCAACCCGGCGGTCATGGTCTACGACCCGGCGTTCGGCTACGAGATCGCGCTCATCATGAAGGAGGGCCTTCGCCGGATGTACGGCGAGAGCCCGGAAGACATCTTCTACTACCTGACGGTTTACAACGAGCCGATCGTGCAGCCGGCGGCTCCCGAGAACCTCGACACCGAGGGCATTCTCAAGGGTCTGTACCAGCTGCCGCAGTCGGCCCGGACCGACGGCCCGAAGGCGCAGATCCTGGCGTCGGGTGTCTCGGTGCCGTGGGCCCTGGAGGCCCAGACCCTGCTGGCGAACGACTGGGGCGTGAACGCCTCGGTCTGGAGCGTCACCAGCTGGACCGAGCTGCGGCGTGACGCCCTGGCGGTGGAGAACCACGCGTTCCTGCACCCCTCGGAGCCCGCGGGCACCCCGTACGTCACGCAGAAGCTGCAGGGCGCCGAAGGTCCGGTCGTCGCGGTCACCGACTACATGCGGGCCGTTCCCGACCAGATCCGCCAGTGGGTGCCGCAGGAGTTCGTCTCCCTGGGCGCCGACGGCTTCGGCCTCTCGGACACCCGCGCGGCGGCCCGTCGGTACTTCGGTATCGACAGCCCGTCCGTCGTGGTCCGGGTGCTCGAGATGCTGGCCGCCCGCGGTGAGGTCGCCGCGGACGTCCCGCAGCAGGCGATCGACAAGTACGACCTGCTGAACGTGCGGGCCGGCACCACCGGCAACGCCGGCGGCGACGCGTAG
- a CDS encoding peroxiredoxin, which translates to MALEIGQAAPGFALKSEHGEMVELESFRGEQNVAVVFYPFAFSGICTGELCEIRDNLAAFDEGGVQVLAVSCDPMFALRNWAEAEKYPFPLLSDFWPHGEVARKYGVFNETTGSSVRGTFLIDRDGVLRWSIVNGMGEARSLAGYREAIAAL; encoded by the coding sequence ATGGCACTCGAGATCGGGCAGGCAGCTCCCGGGTTCGCTCTGAAGAGCGAGCACGGCGAGATGGTCGAGCTGGAAAGCTTCCGCGGCGAGCAGAACGTGGCCGTGGTGTTCTACCCGTTCGCCTTCTCCGGCATCTGCACCGGTGAGCTGTGCGAGATCCGCGACAACCTGGCTGCCTTCGACGAGGGCGGCGTTCAGGTGCTGGCGGTCTCCTGCGACCCGATGTTCGCCCTACGCAACTGGGCCGAGGCGGAGAAGTACCCGTTCCCGCTGCTGTCGGACTTCTGGCCGCACGGCGAGGTGGCTCGGAAGTACGGCGTCTTCAACGAGACCACGGGAAGCTCCGTTCGCGGTACCTTCCTCATCGACAGGGACGGCGTGCTGCGCTGGAGCATCGTCAACGGCATGGGCGAGGCCCGGTCGCTGGCCGGCTACCGCGAGGCCATCGCCGCACTCTGA
- a CDS encoding sugar ABC transporter permease codes for MVLPALAMFVAFAVIPLIGVLLLSFTRWDGIGAIHPAGFDSWHDVLTDPGLPHALWVTFEVMLLSWAFQTPISLLIGVFLAARQRYRSVLAVFFFVPLLLSQAAIAITFKALLDPNFGLGAGLGIDLLVQDWLGDPTLALCTVVFVVSWQFIPFHSLIYQGAVRQIPVSLYEAAQLDGAGRLRQFFSITLPQLRNTIVTSSTLMVIGSLTFFDLIWVLTAGGPGDATRALALDMYIRGFRANLMGPASVIAVILVVVGLLLALALRRLGGGRDTSSQLEGM; via the coding sequence ATGGTGCTGCCCGCCCTGGCGATGTTCGTGGCGTTCGCCGTCATCCCGCTGATCGGGGTGCTGCTGCTGAGCTTCACCCGGTGGGACGGCATCGGCGCCATCCACCCGGCCGGGTTCGACAGCTGGCACGACGTGCTCACCGATCCCGGCCTGCCGCACGCTCTCTGGGTCACCTTCGAGGTGATGCTGCTGTCGTGGGCGTTCCAGACCCCGATCAGCCTGCTGATCGGTGTGTTCCTGGCGGCCCGCCAGCGCTACCGCAGTGTCCTTGCGGTGTTCTTCTTCGTCCCGCTGCTGCTCAGCCAGGCCGCCATCGCCATCACCTTCAAGGCACTGCTCGACCCCAACTTCGGCCTGGGCGCCGGGCTCGGTATCGACCTGCTGGTGCAGGACTGGCTGGGCGACCCCACCCTGGCCCTGTGCACGGTGGTCTTCGTGGTGTCCTGGCAGTTCATCCCGTTCCACTCGCTCATCTATCAAGGCGCGGTACGGCAGATCCCGGTCTCGCTCTACGAGGCGGCCCAGCTCGACGGGGCCGGGCGGCTGCGGCAGTTCTTCAGCATCACGCTGCCCCAGCTGCGGAACACGATCGTCACCTCGTCCACCCTGATGGTGATCGGGTCGCTGACCTTCTTCGACCTGATCTGGGTGCTGACGGCGGGCGGTCCGGGCGACGCCACCCGGGCCCTGGCCCTCGACATGTACATCCGCGGGTTCCGCGCCAACCTGATGGGCCCGGCCAGCGTGATCGCCGTCATCCTCGTCGTCGTCGGCCTGCTGCTGGCTCTCGCGCTGCGGCGCCTGGGCGGCGGCCGCGACACTTCCAGCCAGCTCGAGGGGATGTGA
- a CDS encoding carbohydrate ABC transporter permease produces MRPTRNYRKLLQFNWIGGLAGWFWLLVVILPVYWIVLTSVKSRSNYYTTNPLAPPGDISFENYQFVMDAGFPRYFSNTLIVTLGAVIPAVLISYMAAFAIVRAGDGRFLRSVNLLFLAGLAIPLQAVIIPVYLIIIKLQMYDTLLAIILPSIAFAIPLTVLILSNFIRDVPRELFESMRLDGASEWRTAWSLAFPLTRPALVTVGIYNALTIWNGFLLPLVLTTEPSQRTLPLALWSFQGQYGVNVPAVAAAVVLTTLPILTVYVIGRRQLLSGLTAGFGR; encoded by the coding sequence GTGCGCCCGACCCGCAACTACCGGAAACTGCTGCAGTTCAACTGGATCGGCGGACTGGCCGGCTGGTTCTGGCTGCTCGTGGTGATCCTGCCGGTCTACTGGATCGTGCTCACCAGCGTGAAGAGCCGGTCCAACTACTACACGACCAACCCGCTCGCCCCACCCGGTGACATCAGTTTCGAGAACTACCAGTTCGTGATGGACGCCGGTTTCCCGCGGTACTTCAGCAACACCCTGATCGTCACCCTGGGTGCGGTGATCCCCGCCGTGCTGATCTCGTACATGGCGGCCTTCGCGATCGTCCGGGCCGGTGACGGCCGGTTCCTGCGCTCGGTGAACCTGCTCTTCCTGGCCGGGCTGGCGATCCCGCTGCAGGCCGTGATCATCCCGGTGTACCTGATCATCATCAAGCTCCAGATGTACGACACCCTGCTGGCGATCATCCTGCCCTCGATCGCCTTCGCGATCCCGCTCACCGTCCTGATCCTCTCCAACTTCATCCGCGACGTACCACGGGAGCTGTTCGAGTCGATGCGGCTGGACGGCGCGAGTGAGTGGCGCACCGCCTGGTCGCTCGCCTTCCCGCTGACCCGGCCCGCCCTGGTCACGGTCGGTATCTACAACGCCCTGACGATCTGGAACGGGTTCCTGCTCCCCCTGGTGCTCACCACCGAGCCCAGTCAGCGCACCCTCCCCCTGGCGTTGTGGTCCTTCCAGGGGCAGTACGGGGTCAACGTGCCGGCGGTGGCCGCGGCGGTCGTGCTGACCACGCTGCCGATCCTCACCGTCTACGTGATCGGGCGCCGTCAGTTGCTGAGTGGTCTGACGGCGGGCTTCGGGCGCTGA
- a CDS encoding plasmid pRiA4b ORF-3 family protein yields MTTTRLKVTLRDVEPRVLRVLDVPADSTLDELHDLFQIGFGWPGRQPYQFATGLTVFLADPGEVREETLDEDLDPHFQYRYHPGEGWEHDVVVLGPGGEVGCVYGEGVCPPEGSGGPRHYAERQRVLGDSHPGEFCQGVVDLRVRQMAGAVPASVQLLLDLIGEGVEATAYGEFPESVAGPMHERRPRWSVPGQIGEKNALPPLTALHSVLRSAGVLVPAGSGLVRPAPRAGDPRFVVRRLRSWFAPGTFGALVAGTAVGHLAAHGATDESTLIDAVLGAERGHAVTEYDIRTVLHHLRPALTGLDLAESTRAGWFPGPSARSLLPRATAMSTGSGAPQQELTIR; encoded by the coding sequence GTGACGACGACCCGCCTGAAAGTGACCCTCCGCGACGTCGAACCACGGGTGCTGCGGGTGCTCGACGTCCCGGCCGACTCCACCCTGGACGAGCTCCACGACCTGTTCCAGATCGGGTTCGGCTGGCCGGGGCGGCAGCCGTACCAGTTCGCCACCGGCCTGACGGTCTTCCTGGCCGACCCGGGTGAGGTCCGCGAGGAGACGCTGGACGAGGACCTGGATCCGCACTTCCAGTACCGCTACCACCCCGGCGAGGGCTGGGAGCACGACGTCGTCGTGCTCGGCCCGGGCGGCGAGGTGGGCTGCGTCTACGGTGAGGGGGTGTGCCCGCCGGAGGGCAGCGGCGGGCCCCGGCACTACGCGGAACGCCAGCGGGTCCTGGGAGATTCACATCCCGGTGAGTTCTGCCAGGGTGTGGTCGACCTGCGGGTCCGGCAGATGGCGGGCGCCGTGCCCGCATCGGTTCAGCTGCTGCTGGACCTCATCGGGGAGGGTGTGGAAGCCACGGCCTACGGCGAGTTTCCGGAGTCGGTGGCCGGGCCGATGCACGAGCGCCGTCCCCGCTGGAGCGTGCCCGGTCAGATCGGCGAGAAGAACGCCCTGCCGCCCCTGACCGCGCTGCACAGCGTGCTGCGCAGCGCCGGGGTGCTGGTGCCGGCCGGATCGGGACTGGTGCGCCCCGCACCCCGGGCGGGCGATCCCCGGTTCGTCGTGCGCCGCCTGCGTTCCTGGTTCGCACCAGGAACTTTCGGGGCCCTCGTGGCCGGCACGGCGGTCGGTCACCTGGCCGCGCACGGAGCGACCGACGAGAGCACCCTGATCGACGCCGTGCTGGGAGCCGAACGCGGCCACGCCGTCACCGAGTACGACATCCGCACGGTGCTGCACCACCTGCGACCGGCGCTGACCGGTCTGGACCTGGCCGAGTCCACCCGGGCCGGCTGGTTCCCGGGGCCCTCGGCGCGGTCGTTGCTGCCCCGCGCCACGGCGATGTCAACCGGGTCGGGAGCTCCTCAGCAGGAGCTCACGATCAGGTGA